From Draconibacterium halophilum, one genomic window encodes:
- the miaB gene encoding tRNA (N6-isopentenyl adenosine(37)-C2)-methylthiotransferase MiaB: MKYHVVTLGCQMNMSDSERVISVLEEAGYQWTDNEEEAGVIGILACSVRQKAIDKVYSRIHKWNKWKNNKNLVTFISGCILPDDHEKFLKLFDITFQMKDLPELPKMISSYGITTPTHLNVGIDPHNENIEDFWNVQPHYQSKFEAFIPIQNGCDKFCTYCAVPYTRGREVSRPSKDIIAEVALLVAQGYKSITLLGQNVNSYGLDKKGEELTFPQLLREIGELGKRMNKEFWLYFTSPHPRDMTDEVIEVIAVYPVLGKQIHLPMQSGDDKVLMRMNRKHNMEKYRHIVETIRRILPQATLFTDVIVGFTGETEEQFENTRKAFHEFKFNMSYTAIYSSRPGATSHRWVDDVPLEEKKRRLHQLTEDLRKHNLPYNQSLIGQAVRVLVRGEDRKEGFLTSYTEGKLTIRFACTDKSMIGQFADIKITSASDFSLEGELVEVAASC, from the coding sequence ATGAAATATCACGTAGTAACCTTAGGGTGTCAGATGAATATGTCGGATAGCGAGCGGGTGATCTCGGTACTTGAAGAAGCCGGATACCAGTGGACCGACAACGAGGAGGAGGCAGGAGTGATTGGTATTTTGGCGTGCTCGGTACGTCAAAAGGCCATCGATAAAGTGTATTCACGCATTCACAAATGGAATAAGTGGAAGAACAACAAAAACCTGGTTACTTTTATTTCGGGCTGTATTTTGCCCGACGATCATGAAAAGTTCCTGAAACTTTTCGATATTACTTTCCAGATGAAAGATTTGCCCGAACTGCCAAAAATGATCAGCAGTTACGGCATTACCACACCAACGCATTTAAATGTGGGTATCGATCCGCATAACGAGAATATCGAAGACTTTTGGAATGTACAACCACATTACCAGTCGAAATTCGAGGCATTTATTCCGATACAAAACGGATGCGATAAATTCTGTACCTACTGTGCTGTGCCTTATACACGAGGACGTGAGGTGTCGCGCCCATCAAAAGATATTATTGCCGAAGTGGCATTGCTCGTAGCGCAAGGCTACAAATCAATTACCCTTTTGGGGCAGAATGTAAATTCATACGGACTTGATAAAAAAGGAGAAGAGCTGACATTTCCGCAATTGTTACGCGAGATTGGGGAATTGGGAAAACGGATGAATAAAGAATTCTGGCTGTATTTTACTTCACCACATCCGCGCGATATGACGGACGAAGTAATTGAAGTGATTGCGGTATATCCCGTTTTGGGAAAACAGATTCATCTGCCCATGCAAAGTGGCGACGATAAGGTGTTGATGCGTATGAACCGCAAACACAACATGGAAAAATACCGCCATATTGTGGAAACCATCCGACGTATTCTACCGCAGGCAACTTTGTTTACCGATGTGATTGTTGGTTTTACAGGCGAAACCGAAGAGCAGTTTGAAAATACGCGCAAAGCTTTCCACGAGTTTAAATTTAACATGTCGTACACAGCTATTTATTCGTCACGGCCGGGAGCTACCAGTCACCGCTGGGTAGATGATGTTCCGTTGGAAGAGAAAAAACGTCGTTTGCATCAGCTAACCGAAGATCTGCGCAAGCATAACCTGCCCTACAACCAAAGCCTTATTGGGCAAGCTGTACGTGTATTGGTGCGTGGCGAAGACCGCAAAGAAGGTTTCCTGACATCGTATACAGAAGGGAAACTAACCATCCGTTTTGCCTGCACCGATAAATCGATGATCGGACAATTTGCCGATATTAAAATTACTTCGGCATCTGATTTTTCGCTGGAAGGAGAATTGGTGGAAGTTGCTGCGAGTTGCTAA
- a CDS encoding ferredoxin--NADP reductase: MKRHKVTQVRHLTDSTFVIRFERNGMEFQTGQFVLLGTKGAVDRREYSIYSGENDDYLEVLVREVDGGKVSSKIKKLKAGNHVDVDGPFGFFKFDPKSFEEQQFLFVATGTGISPFHGFVKTHPQLNYKMVHGVRKTEEAYDHTDFAEEKLTLCVSGEKGGDFHGRVTELLKTETIDELTNCFLCGNSEMIYEVFDILSEKGVPVSNIYTEVYF; the protein is encoded by the coding sequence TTGAAGAGGCATAAAGTAACACAAGTCAGGCATTTAACCGATTCAACATTTGTGATTCGGTTTGAGCGAAATGGAATGGAGTTCCAAACCGGGCAGTTTGTCTTGCTCGGTACTAAAGGAGCGGTTGATCGTCGAGAATATTCCATTTACAGCGGAGAGAACGACGATTATCTGGAAGTATTGGTACGCGAAGTAGATGGCGGGAAAGTATCGTCGAAAATAAAGAAACTGAAAGCCGGCAACCATGTTGATGTAGACGGTCCTTTTGGATTTTTTAAATTCGATCCGAAAAGTTTTGAGGAGCAGCAATTTTTATTTGTAGCCACCGGAACTGGAATCAGCCCGTTTCATGGTTTTGTAAAAACACATCCGCAGCTGAATTATAAAATGGTGCACGGTGTGCGAAAAACAGAAGAGGCATACGATCATACCGATTTTGCTGAAGAAAAACTTACTTTGTGTGTTTCGGGCGAAAAGGGTGGCGATTTCCACGGCCGGGTAACCGAATTGTTAAAGACAGAGACAATAGATGAGTTAACAAACTGTTTTCTTTGTGGAAACAGCGAAATGATTTACGAGGTGTTTGATATTCTTTCGGAAAAAGGAGTTCCGGTATCGAACATTTACACGGAAGTATACTTTTAA
- a CDS encoding sugar ABC transporter substrate-binding protein gives MNYKITLLILVFLSGLCFTGCETKEEPVEVGFLIHAFDKERWENDRDYLVENVQELGGTVKVMNAENDADKQLAQAKELLANDVDVLVVVPVDQFAAGAIVDAAHAQGVKVISYDRLIKNCKLDFYVSTDNVEIGTLQASYLTTIKPTGKYALIGGALSDNNSQLLYLGQRNVLQPLVERGDIEIVYNEFTEAWEEKEGYEHAKKLLKDHPDVDAILAGNDELAMGVIRAIDEIELDHDILVAGMDADLRNLREIVAGHQTCTIYKPYEKLAATTADLAMKLARGENGERTYQTVSNGELLVPTVFHTGMIVNKENLQLTVISEGYQQEEEVYN, from the coding sequence ATGAATTACAAGATAACATTGCTAATCTTAGTTTTTCTTTCCGGGCTTTGTTTTACTGGTTGCGAAACCAAAGAAGAACCAGTGGAAGTTGGATTTTTAATCCATGCTTTTGATAAAGAGCGTTGGGAAAACGACCGGGACTATTTAGTAGAGAATGTCCAGGAACTTGGAGGAACCGTAAAAGTTATGAATGCCGAAAATGATGCCGATAAACAATTGGCTCAGGCAAAAGAACTGCTCGCCAACGATGTTGACGTGTTAGTGGTTGTACCTGTTGATCAGTTTGCAGCTGGTGCTATTGTTGACGCTGCACATGCGCAGGGAGTAAAAGTAATTTCGTACGACCGCTTGATTAAGAATTGTAAACTGGATTTTTACGTGTCGACAGATAATGTGGAGATAGGGACACTACAGGCTAGTTATTTAACCACCATAAAACCTACTGGTAAGTATGCATTAATAGGAGGAGCCCTGAGCGACAACAATAGCCAGTTGCTCTATCTCGGCCAGCGAAACGTGCTGCAACCTTTGGTGGAAAGAGGTGACATTGAAATTGTCTACAATGAATTCACCGAAGCCTGGGAAGAAAAAGAAGGCTACGAACATGCTAAAAAGTTATTAAAAGATCATCCTGATGTTGATGCGATTCTTGCCGGAAACGATGAGCTGGCAATGGGTGTTATAAGGGCCATTGATGAAATAGAACTTGATCATGATATTTTGGTAGCCGGAATGGATGCCGATTTACGAAATTTACGCGAGATTGTTGCAGGGCATCAAACCTGTACCATTTATAAGCCATACGAAAAGCTGGCCGCAACTACCGCCGACCTCGCAATGAAACTGGCACGAGGTGAAAATGGAGAAAGAACATATCAGACAGTGAGTAATGGGGAACTTTTGGTACCTACGGTTTTCCATACCGGAATGATCGTTAATAAAGAAAACCTTCAGTTAACAGTTATCTCAGAAGGTTACCAACAAGAGGAAGAGGTATACAATTAG
- a CDS encoding Maf-like protein produces the protein MNWIPKYKFILASKSPRRQELLKSLGIDFEVQTKDVDESYPNHLPPDKIPVYLAEKKAKAFTNGLNNNDLLITADTIVVLNDHVLEKPVDYDHAFQMLSALSGRIHEVITGVCLSSTKKSVVFSSLTNVQFKKLTNAEIDYYINTFKPYDKAGAYGIQEWIGSIGISHIEGSFYNVMGLPLQKLYEEFQKF, from the coding sequence ATGAACTGGATACCCAAATATAAGTTTATTCTTGCCTCAAAATCTCCGCGTCGGCAAGAGCTGTTAAAATCATTGGGAATTGATTTTGAGGTTCAAACAAAAGATGTTGATGAATCGTATCCGAACCATCTGCCACCAGACAAGATTCCAGTGTATTTGGCTGAAAAAAAAGCTAAAGCTTTTACCAACGGACTAAACAATAACGACTTGTTAATAACAGCCGATACCATCGTTGTTTTAAACGATCACGTGTTGGAAAAACCTGTTGATTATGATCATGCTTTCCAGATGTTGAGTGCGTTGAGTGGGAGAATACATGAGGTAATAACAGGGGTATGTCTCAGTTCCACAAAAAAGTCGGTTGTATTCTCATCATTAACCAACGTTCAGTTTAAGAAGCTAACCAATGCAGAGATAGACTATTATATAAATACTTTTAAACCTTATGATAAGGCAGGTGCGTATGGCATTCAGGAATGGATTGGATCGATAGGTATTTCACATATCGAAGGTTCGTTTTATAATGTGATGGGACTACCGCTTCAAAAATTATATGAGGAATTTCAAAAATTTTAA
- a CDS encoding KdsC family phosphatase, producing MSFFKEELARVKAFVFDVDGVLSKDVSPLNEDGDPIRTANVKDGFAIRSAIKAGYPIAIITGGYIERVRLRYEKLGVEHYYDKARDKVACLNDFLEKVNVAPEDVLFMGDDLVDFRVMHAVGLPTCPKDAVTDIKDISKYISDKNGGEGCVRDVIEQVLKAQHKWFTPEMLNSRAF from the coding sequence ATGTCGTTTTTTAAAGAAGAACTTGCCCGCGTAAAGGCTTTTGTATTTGATGTTGACGGAGTATTGTCTAAAGACGTTTCACCGCTTAATGAAGATGGTGATCCGATACGAACTGCTAACGTTAAAGATGGTTTTGCCATAAGAAGTGCTATTAAGGCGGGTTATCCGATTGCCATTATCACCGGAGGCTATATTGAACGCGTTCGACTACGCTATGAAAAACTGGGTGTGGAACATTATTACGACAAAGCCAGGGATAAAGTAGCCTGTTTAAATGATTTCCTGGAAAAAGTAAATGTGGCGCCCGAAGATGTGCTATTTATGGGTGATGATCTTGTTGATTTCCGTGTTATGCACGCCGTGGGATTACCAACCTGCCCTAAAGATGCCGTAACCGATATTAAAGATATCTCGAAATACATTTCAGATAAAAATGGGGGCGAAGGTTGCGTGCGCGATGTAATTGAACAAGTATTAAAAGCACAACACAAATGGTTTACTCCCGAAATGCTAAATTCAAGAGCATTTTGA
- a CDS encoding Rossmann-like and DUF2520 domain-containing protein, translating into MRKYKFCFIGAGNVATHFSSELKKCGHEIVQVYSRTKEAAKQLADNLQTSFTTSPESITKNADIYIAALKDSAVDQVLTQVEFGDKLLVHCSGSLPMKILSNNTKNYGVFYPLQTFSKNRKIDFKSIPIFVEASSTDNLQVLEELAHHVSKSVTVLDSEKRKSLHIAAVFACNFANHCYAMAAKYLESKELPFEILRPLIQETASKVQEMHPKEAQTGPAIRFDENIINTHINELKEMPDLQELYNSISKRIFEHHQEKQ; encoded by the coding sequence ATGAGAAAATATAAATTTTGTTTTATTGGTGCCGGAAATGTGGCCACTCATTTTTCATCAGAATTAAAAAAGTGCGGCCACGAAATTGTGCAAGTGTACAGCAGGACGAAGGAAGCGGCAAAACAGTTAGCAGATAATTTACAAACCAGCTTTACCACTTCTCCGGAATCAATTACTAAAAACGCCGATATCTATATTGCAGCGTTAAAAGATTCAGCGGTTGATCAGGTATTAACTCAGGTTGAATTTGGCGATAAGTTGCTTGTGCATTGCTCGGGTAGTCTGCCCATGAAGATTCTGAGTAATAACACTAAAAACTACGGAGTTTTCTATCCATTGCAAACATTTTCAAAAAACAGAAAAATTGACTTTAAGTCTATTCCTATTTTTGTTGAAGCAAGTTCTACAGATAATTTGCAGGTTTTAGAGGAATTGGCTCATCATGTTTCGAAATCGGTAACAGTTCTGGATTCAGAAAAAAGAAAGAGCTTACACATTGCCGCCGTGTTTGCATGTAATTTTGCCAATCATTGTTATGCAATGGCTGCCAAATATTTGGAAAGTAAAGAACTGCCATTTGAAATTTTACGGCCGTTAATTCAGGAAACAGCCAGTAAAGTTCAGGAAATGCATCCGAAAGAGGCGCAAACCGGACCGGCTATACGTTTCGATGAAAATATTATTAATACTCACATAAACGAATTAAAAGAAATGCCCGACCTGCAGGAATTGTACAATTCAATTTCAAAGCGTATTTTTGAGCATCACCAGGAAAAACAATAA
- a CDS encoding O-antigen ligase family protein: MSLYTITTELREKNFYYSLLLFVLVLPFSEALTSIATAILLLQAIIFHPPTEFNRSFKKNKSVFFLLAIFGVYLLGIVHTKDLSLALYELKKVAFWLVVPLALVLSPQLSEKRFYRVIEVFCLAVTIVSFIAAVRFVFKSAFNITDFREISLISHIRYSFQVVLAIFCCIFLIIRAVNNKYRFGFRVAIITATVWLVVVLFMLKSITGILAFLGTLVFLMLYYLFSVKRKMNYFLIVLLAIMVASPILYTKSIWDNFYNIEKLNPEKVDKLTASENPYTFNFSSQEKENGNWVQSYICIKELHEQWNKRSEHDLDERDDNGFSYRSTLIRYLTSKGLRKDSVGVSQLSDDDIKNIEQGIANYIYAEKRFSLYPRIYETIWEYDRYKETGNPNGQSLSQRIEFVKASVEIIKTNFWFGIGTGNWKNEYAEAYETLGSKLKKENQRSSHNQYLNYMVKFGMVGFLVIMSMLLIPVFKEGHGKNLLFWLLLVFIGIANLGDANLETHMGLSFFTFFYSLFLWHSPNRIKNFTFQEKQQ, encoded by the coding sequence ATGAGTCTGTACACTATTACTACCGAATTGCGCGAAAAAAACTTTTACTATAGCTTGCTGCTATTTGTACTTGTATTGCCATTTTCCGAGGCGCTTACCAGCATTGCAACTGCAATTCTGTTATTACAAGCAATCATATTTCATCCTCCAACGGAGTTCAATAGATCGTTTAAAAAGAATAAGTCAGTATTCTTTTTACTGGCAATATTTGGTGTTTATCTTTTGGGGATAGTTCATACAAAGGATCTTTCTTTAGCCTTATACGAACTAAAAAAGGTTGCCTTCTGGCTTGTAGTTCCTCTCGCTCTTGTATTATCACCACAGTTATCTGAAAAACGATTTTATAGAGTAATCGAGGTATTTTGTTTAGCTGTTACAATCGTATCATTTATCGCGGCTGTACGCTTCGTATTTAAATCTGCATTTAATATCACTGACTTTAGAGAGATATCCCTCATATCGCACATCAGGTATTCATTTCAGGTAGTTTTGGCAATATTTTGTTGTATTTTCCTAATTATTCGGGCAGTAAATAATAAGTATCGATTTGGATTTAGAGTTGCTATTATTACAGCAACAGTTTGGTTGGTAGTTGTTCTTTTTATGCTCAAATCAATAACCGGAATTTTAGCTTTTCTTGGCACACTAGTTTTTTTGATGCTTTATTATCTTTTTTCAGTAAAACGAAAAATGAACTATTTCTTAATCGTCTTATTGGCAATCATGGTGGCTTCTCCAATACTTTATACAAAATCAATTTGGGATAATTTTTATAACATAGAGAAATTAAATCCGGAGAAAGTCGACAAGCTTACTGCTTCAGAAAATCCTTACACATTCAATTTTAGTTCGCAGGAAAAAGAAAATGGTAATTGGGTGCAAAGCTACATTTGTATAAAAGAATTGCATGAACAGTGGAATAAAAGGAGCGAGCATGATTTAGATGAGCGAGATGATAATGGTTTTTCGTATCGATCAACTTTAATTCGATATCTTACAAGTAAAGGATTGAGGAAAGACAGTGTAGGAGTGAGCCAACTTAGCGATGACGACATAAAAAATATTGAACAGGGAATTGCCAATTATATTTATGCCGAAAAACGTTTCTCGCTATATCCGCGTATTTACGAGACTATTTGGGAATATGATCGTTACAAAGAAACGGGAAATCCTAATGGTCAGTCGTTATCTCAGCGAATAGAGTTTGTAAAAGCTTCCGTGGAAATCATTAAAACAAACTTCTGGTTTGGAATTGGAACCGGAAACTGGAAGAACGAATATGCAGAAGCATACGAAACACTGGGTTCAAAACTAAAAAAAGAAAATCAACGATCATCACATAATCAGTACTTAAATTATATGGTGAAATTTGGAATGGTAGGATTTTTGGTGATAATGTCTATGCTTTTAATTCCGGTATTTAAAGAAGGCCACGGAAAAAATTTGCTATTCTGGTTATTATTGGTTTTTATTGGAATAGCCAATTTAGGTGATGCCAACCTGGAAACACACATGGGGCTTTCATTTTTTACTTTCTTTTATAGCCTGTTTTTGTGGCATTCGCCCAATAGAATTAAAAACTTTACCTTTCAAGAAAAGCAACAATGA
- a CDS encoding alpha-L-fucosidase — protein MKRTILMIMIMLIGFQPAFSQKKIWDETQEEKVERMKWWTDARFGMFIHWGLYAQAARHEWVKKRERISDEDYQKYFEIFNPDLFDPAEWAKKAKAAGMKYAVITTKHHEGFNMFASKYTDYNIMNTPYGKDIIKEWVDAFRAEGLGIGFYYSLIDWHHPEYTIDRVHPQSAATQEEYDELNKDRDMSIYREYLKNQVREILTNYGKIDILWLDYSFPGEFGKGREDWGSVELMKLVRELQPGIIVNDRADLKDYWGGWDFTTPEQFKVDKWPEENGVRIPWETCQTFSGSWGYYRDEHTWKDNKQLLVLLIESVSKGGNLLLNVGPTARGTFDERADKALAEMGEWMKYNDRSIYNCTQAPDEFEAPDNTLLTYNPETNRLYVHLLDYPMRNFLMRGYGDKVKYAQFLHDASEIKMGKPYGHWVEQEQAENDINLQLPVNKPNVEIPVIELFLK, from the coding sequence ATGAAACGGACAATTTTGATGATCATGATAATGCTTATTGGATTTCAACCGGCATTCTCGCAAAAGAAAATTTGGGACGAAACTCAGGAGGAAAAAGTAGAGCGAATGAAATGGTGGACCGATGCACGCTTCGGTATGTTTATTCACTGGGGATTGTATGCGCAGGCTGCACGTCACGAATGGGTGAAGAAAAGAGAGCGGATTTCTGATGAAGACTACCAAAAATACTTCGAAATTTTCAATCCCGATCTCTTTGATCCTGCCGAATGGGCAAAAAAGGCAAAAGCTGCCGGGATGAAATATGCGGTTATTACAACCAAACATCACGAGGGTTTTAACATGTTTGCGTCAAAATATACCGATTATAATATAATGAATACGCCCTACGGAAAAGACATTATAAAAGAATGGGTGGACGCTTTTCGTGCCGAAGGTTTGGGAATTGGTTTTTATTATTCCTTAATCGACTGGCATCATCCTGAATATACGATCGATCGGGTGCATCCGCAGAGTGCAGCTACACAAGAGGAATATGATGAGCTGAACAAAGATCGCGACATGAGTATTTATCGTGAATATTTGAAAAACCAGGTGCGTGAGATACTAACCAATTACGGTAAGATCGATATTCTTTGGCTGGATTATTCGTTCCCCGGAGAATTTGGCAAAGGAAGAGAGGACTGGGGATCGGTTGAATTAATGAAATTAGTTCGTGAATTGCAACCGGGTATTATTGTAAATGATCGTGCCGACTTGAAAGATTATTGGGGCGGATGGGATTTTACAACACCCGAACAGTTTAAGGTAGATAAGTGGCCCGAAGAAAACGGCGTGCGTATTCCCTGGGAAACCTGTCAGACTTTTTCCGGTTCGTGGGGATATTACCGCGACGAACATACCTGGAAAGACAATAAGCAGTTGCTTGTATTATTAATAGAATCGGTGAGTAAAGGAGGTAACTTGTTATTAAATGTAGGGCCAACAGCACGCGGCACTTTTGATGAGCGGGCCGATAAAGCACTCGCTGAAATGGGGGAGTGGATGAAATACAACGACAGGTCTATATATAATTGTACCCAGGCGCCCGATGAATTTGAAGCGCCGGATAACACATTATTAACATACAATCCTGAAACAAACCGTTTGTATGTGCACCTGTTGGATTATCCAATGAGGAATTTTCTGATGCGCGGTTATGGCGATAAAGTGAAATATGCGCAGTTTTTGCACGATGCATCCGAAATCAAAATGGGGAAACCATACGGGCATTGGGTAGAACAAGAACAGGCTGAAAACGATATTAATCTGCAGTTACCCGTAAATAAACCGAATGTTGAGATACCGGTAATTGAGCTTTTCCTGAAATAG
- a CDS encoding alpha-L-fucosidase, with the protein MINRLFWLVLLLIAVSCSNVAPPEPVLPVPSERQLAWNDMEYYAFIHFNMNTFSNMEWGFGDESPELFNPSELDCRQWARICKEAGMKGIILTAKHHDGFCLWPTATTEHSVINSPWKNGEGDVVRELADACEEYDLKLGLYLSPWDRNNPEYGNDEYIDIFRAQLRELMSNYGDVFEVWFDGANGGTGYYGGANEERRVDKLTYYDWDNTYKIIRELQPGAVIFSDAGPDVRWVGNEHGYAYPTTWSNLMRDEIYGGMPEYSKKYSKGQENGTHWVPAEADVSIRPGWYYHPYEDHKVKTLPQLLDIYYNSIGRNGSLLINFPVDTRGLIHEKDEEQILKLAEAVKADLAHDLAAVRTAEASNVRGNSKKFNALNVIDDDPDTYWATDDGVVQASLTIDLGEETTFNRFLVKEDIRLGQRVKKFSVEAYINNKWKQIDSQTTIGRKRILRLPETTASKVRFSVEDSKACPVITKIGIYHAPKVIVEPKISRSKDGVVSIEAFDSGLDIYYTIDGSSPDVKYNEPFELSQKATVKAIVVDPNENKTSTVSVVDFDVPKTKWKLVGKYENAERANLIFDGNEKTAFTVDEKAPVDFVVDLGESLTIKGFKYLPDQQRFDPGIIFNYKLYLSSDGKNWKQPVSEGEFSNIRNSPVWQTKSFDPVAARYIKFTAVSPAEENGKLGIAEFDVTTQ; encoded by the coding sequence ATGATCAACAGATTATTTTGGCTGGTTTTGCTGTTAATTGCTGTTTCGTGCAGTAATGTTGCTCCTCCGGAGCCGGTGCTGCCCGTTCCTTCCGAACGGCAGTTGGCCTGGAACGACATGGAATATTATGCGTTTATTCATTTTAATATGAATACCTTTTCTAATATGGAGTGGGGATTTGGCGACGAAAGTCCGGAATTGTTTAATCCTTCCGAACTTGATTGTCGACAATGGGCACGAATTTGTAAAGAGGCTGGAATGAAAGGCATTATTCTTACTGCCAAGCATCATGATGGGTTTTGTTTGTGGCCGACAGCAACAACGGAACACTCGGTAATAAATTCGCCATGGAAGAATGGAGAAGGAGATGTGGTGCGTGAACTAGCTGATGCCTGCGAAGAATACGATCTGAAGTTGGGACTTTATCTGTCGCCGTGGGATCGTAATAATCCGGAATATGGTAATGATGAGTACATTGACATTTTCAGAGCACAGTTGCGTGAATTGATGTCAAATTATGGTGACGTTTTCGAGGTTTGGTTTGATGGAGCCAACGGTGGAACCGGGTATTATGGTGGTGCAAACGAAGAGCGCCGAGTAGATAAACTTACTTATTACGATTGGGATAACACGTATAAAATTATTCGAGAATTGCAGCCTGGTGCTGTAATCTTTTCCGATGCAGGCCCCGATGTGAGATGGGTAGGAAATGAACATGGCTATGCTTATCCAACAACCTGGTCGAATTTAATGAGAGATGAAATTTACGGTGGCATGCCCGAATATTCAAAAAAATACAGTAAGGGGCAGGAGAATGGAACTCACTGGGTGCCTGCCGAGGCTGATGTTTCCATTCGTCCGGGTTGGTATTATCATCCATACGAAGATCACAAAGTGAAAACCTTACCTCAGCTGCTCGACATATATTATAATAGTATAGGTAGAAATGGATCGTTGCTTATCAACTTTCCGGTTGATACGCGGGGATTGATTCATGAAAAAGACGAAGAGCAGATACTTAAACTGGCCGAAGCAGTGAAGGCTGACTTGGCACACGATCTTGCAGCCGTTAGAACGGCAGAAGCATCAAATGTACGAGGTAATTCAAAAAAGTTCAATGCACTAAATGTAATTGATGACGATCCGGATACCTACTGGGCAACCGACGATGGTGTTGTTCAAGCTTCATTGACTATTGATTTAGGAGAAGAAACAACATTTAATCGTTTTCTGGTTAAGGAAGATATTCGTTTAGGGCAGCGGGTAAAGAAATTTTCAGTGGAGGCATATATTAATAATAAGTGGAAGCAGATCGATTCTCAAACTACTATTGGTAGAAAACGGATTCTTCGGCTGCCTGAAACCACAGCCTCAAAAGTGAGATTTTCAGTGGAGGATTCAAAAGCTTGTCCGGTAATTACAAAAATCGGTATTTATCATGCACCAAAAGTTATTGTTGAGCCCAAAATTTCAAGATCGAAAGATGGTGTTGTTAGTATAGAGGCGTTTGATAGTGGACTCGATATATATTATACGATAGATGGTTCGAGCCCGGATGTAAAATATAATGAACCTTTTGAGTTGTCTCAAAAGGCAACCGTTAAAGCTATTGTTGTTGATCCGAATGAGAACAAAACAAGTACAGTTTCTGTCGTTGATTTTGACGTGCCAAAAACAAAATGGAAATTAGTTGGAAAATATGAAAATGCTGAAAGGGCGAATTTGATTTTCGATGGCAATGAAAAGACAGCATTTACAGTTGATGAAAAAGCACCGGTTGATTTTGTTGTCGATCTTGGAGAAAGCTTGACAATTAAAGGTTTTAAATACTTGCCCGATCAGCAACGATTTGATCCCGGTATTATCTTTAATTACAAGTTGTATTTAAGTTCCGACGGCAAAAACTGGAAACAACCGGTTTCAGAAGGTGAGTTTTCGAATATTCGAAACAGTCCGGTTTGGCAAACAAAAAGTTTTGATCCGGTTGCTGCTCGCTATATAAAATTTACAGCTGTTTCGCCGGCCGAAGAAAATGGCAAATTAGGAATTGCAGAATTCGATGTCACTACACAATAA